A genomic stretch from Telopea speciosissima isolate NSW1024214 ecotype Mountain lineage chromosome 7, Tspe_v1, whole genome shotgun sequence includes:
- the LOC122669869 gene encoding DEAD-box ATP-dependent RNA helicase 17 — protein sequence MTKNHGENEIFASCSFSSTGLQSSLCEQLRERLGFEVPTLVQAQAIPVILSGRHVLVNAATGTGKTIAYLAPIIHHLQMYDPRIERADGTFALVLVPTRELCMQVYEILQKLLHRFHWIVPGYIMGGENRSKEKARLRKGISILIATPGRLLDHLKNTSSFLYTNLRWIVFDEADRILDLGFGKEIEEILNSLGSRRGSVRTENESSRFSGFQRQNLLLSATLNEKVNHLAKISLDDPVMIGLNEKGSFEQGNPSTEHIGSVSAVDGLSEPPGRLLSGPSGNYNLPSQLVQRYVKVSCGSRLVILLSILKIIFEREASLKIVVFFSTCDAVDFHYSLFSEFQWPTDSEPEVVQKQLFVKCRTFQLHGNMEHESRRSIFQGFKAEKSALLLCTDVAARGLDFPQVRYIIQYDSPGEATDYVHRVGRTARLGERGDSLLFLQPVEMDYLQDLQQHGVSLKEYPLLKVLDSFPLYGHKHHVRKFVSLEMHPWVLSLQKALESFISTESKMKKLAKDAFCSWIRAYTAHRGDLKKIFIVKKLHLGHVARSFGLKEQPSLVGRSFQMQAKKRKRDQKQKGTSKRKRGC from the exons ATGACGAAGAATCACGGGGAGAACGAAATCTTTGCTTCTTGCTCCTTCTCCTCTACCGGACTTCAGTCATCTTTATGCGAACAGCTCCGAg AGAGGTTGGGATTTGAAGTTCCGACGCTCGTCCAGGCTCAAGCGATTCCTGTTATTCTCTCCGGTCGACATGT ACTTGTTAATGCGGCTACTGGCACTGGCAAGACTATTGCATATCTGGCTCCTATCATTCATCACCTTCAAATGTATGATCCTCGCATTGAAAGAGCCGATGGAACTTTTG CGTTGGTGCTTGTACCAACGCGTGAGTTGTGTATGCAGGTTTATGAAATCTTGCAAAAGTTATTGCACCGTTTTCACTGGATTGTCCCCGGTTACATAATGGGTGGCGAGAACAGGTCAAAGGAGAAAGCCAGGTTGCGCAAAG GAATATCCATCCTCATTGCAACACCTGGACGTCTTTTGGATCACTTAAAGAATACATCATCAttcttgtacacgaatttgcgTTGGATAGTCTTTGATGAAGCAGATAG GATTCTGGATTTGGGTTTTGgcaaagaaatagaagaaatacTTAATAGTCTGGGTTCGAGGCGAGGATCTGTTAGAACGGAGAATGAAAGCTCTAGGTTTTCTGGATTTCAGAGGCAGAACTTGCTATTATCAGCAACTTTGAATGAAAAAGTTAATCATCTAGCTAAGATCAGTTTGGATGATCCTGTTATGATTGGTCTCAATGAGAAGGGCTCCTTTGAGCAAGGAAACCCATCAACTGAACATATTGGGTCTGTCTCTGCTGTGGATGGTCTATCAGAACCTCCAGGCAGGCTATTGAGTGGTCCGAGTGGAAATTATAACCTTCCATCTCAATTAGTTCAGAGATATGTGAAAG TGTCCTGTGGTTCACGGCTAGTCATACTTCTTTCCATtcttaaaattatttttgaaagagAAGCTTCGCTAAAG ATAGTGGTGTTCTTTTCAACATGTGATGCAGTAGATTTTCACTACTCACTCTTTAGCGAATTCCAGTGGCCAACTGATTCAGAGCCAGAAGTTGTCCAGAAGCAGCTATTTGTCAAGTGCAGAACTTTCCAGTTACATGGAAACATGGAACATGAGAGTCGGAGGAGCATATTTCAGGGATTCAAAGCAGAAAAATCGGCTCTTCTTTTGTGCACAGATGTTGCTGCGAGAGGCTTGGATTTCCCGCAAGTTAGATATATCATTCAGTATGACTCTCCAGGGGAGGCTACTGACTATGTGCATAG GGTTGGTAGAACAGCTCGGTTGGGGGAAAGAGGAGATTCATTGTTATTCCTACAACCAGTTGAAATGGATTATTTGCAGGATCTCCAGCAGCATGGTGTGTCACTGAAGGAGTACCCCCTGCTCAAGGTCCTGGACAGTTTTCCCTTGTATGGCCATAAGCACCATGTCAGGAAGTTTGTTTCTTTGGAGATGCATCCATGGGTGCTATCCCTGCAGAAGGCACTTGAATCCTTCATCTCGACAGAG TCGAAGATGAAGAAGCTGGCCAAGGATGCATTTTGCTCATGGATCCGTGCTTACACGGCACACCGCGGTGACCTAAAGAAGATATTTATAGTGAAGAAATTACACTTAGGACACGTGGCAAGAAGTTTTGGATTAAAAGAACAACCCTCTTTGGTTGGAAGATCATTCCAGATGCAAGccaaaaagaggaagagagatcaGAAACAGAAAGGGACGTcgaaaaggaagagaggatgCTAG
- the LOC122668053 gene encoding protein PHYTOCHROME-DEPENDENT LATE-FLOWERING-like isoform X1 — protein MGISFKVAKTGTRFRPKPPHSEIFLGDGSDNSKESSRALVGNESNSTTNRKPEADTIEAAEEDVGISGSSMCSRGDLSSSGEEVSFTLNLYPDGYSIAKPSEKGTMHPASLQDISKLLHPYDRTSESLFSAIESGQLPGDILDDIPSKYFDGTLVCEVRDYRKCASEPGSIVSSVDRSPIVNKVRLRMSLENVVKDIPLISDDSWTYSDLMEVESRILKALQPQLRLDPTPMLDRLCVNPVPSKLNLGLSGARKRRLRQMPDVTVLSNNQTHGKKVCIDRVPESSNFRSRDSEPATNDGNSQQINESITAQNIVSSSALGFRYKSFGAEASAPVSPLVSHQAKYQLGIGYPRTMQDCGAGTIMSSSGASPTGQDLMIPYTDSMNSGISSFHGKRENENAQLTSLSNVNKRARQTPVVPEGIQQQQLGQQFDSLHGTDIHWKSTLLQQQSEARGIQYASTGAQKYPAPVLDGVPNHEAMVSPFYLEQPGMRFGVKEERIETDKLHKPELDRNKNDSYLVETETNQLDAQQLRLQQRLPQHPFMRSHFPQGQWHNQLIEKDSRKEDQLQKRKTVQSPRVSGGPLVQSPASSKSGEFSSGSLGPQFGAAATTAAVGSLTKEKTTAISGVTVGGAPSATSSPNDPMQQQHQAPVKRKSNSLPKTPAMSGVASPASVSNISVPLNEKSPSVGTPPLVQVIERFSKIEAVTMRHQLGCKKNKVDDHPAVKKPMVYSTQQLSFSLSNVNNEDLKDAACERPLSKSFIGGSMNICKTRVLTFLQTEHRFQGNVVHKARSRLIMSEKPNGGTVAMYHGDIDDADLQAAEDYLPTLPNTHYADLLASQFCLLMTRDGYQLAEDQLRPKPTHMIAAPNGQSTANGNPDGAAAEIQQYAEQVSGQPSNAMGTPTNSGTGSLNSSQNLVASTRMIPPGNNQALQFSQGFLPGVAVPARPQQLDPQQPLQQQNNQHSLMQQQHAQFQRSTLMLPTNPLSHLNAIRQNSNMQMPNQMVNKSSHFPLQLLQQQQQQQLQQQSQQQLQQQAQQPQPQMPRKMIMGLGTAMGMGNMGNNMGNLGGLANVMGMGSVRGMGGAAISSPMGAMSSMGNMGQNPISPTQASNISNVIQQQLRSGNLSQVQAAAMQSKLRMGQSRAGMLGGGPQAGITGIPGTGQMHPGSAGLSMLGQTRNRASMSSLQRNAMASMGPPKMISGPNFYVNQQQQQQQQLQLQQQQIQHQLQQQQQISSSLQAVVSPPQVGSPVAMAIQQQMNQSPQQMNQQTPMSPQQLSSGALQPISAGNAGAGPASPQLSSQTLGSVSSITSSPMELQGVNKSNSVGNL, from the exons GCAATTGAGTCGGGTCAATTGCCTGGTGATATTCTGGATGACATACCGAGCAAGTATTTTGATGGGACACTTGTTTGTGAG GTACGGGACTATCGAAAGTGTGCATCTGAGCCGGGAAGTATTGTTTCTTCTGTTGATAGATCCCCCATTGTTAATAAAGTACGCCTTAGGATGTCTTTGGAGAATGTTGTGAAGGATATTCCCTTGATCTCAGATGATTCTTGGACATATAGTGATCTGATG GAGGTAGAGTCTCGGATATTGAAAGCTCTGCAGCCGCAACTTCGTCTAGATCCTACACCGATGTTAGATAGACTTTGTGTTAACCCAGTTCCAAGTAAG CTCAATTTGGGTTTGTCTGGTGCACGAAAGAGGAGATTGAGGCAGATGCCAGATGTGACTGTTTTATCAAATAATCAAACCCATGGGAAAAAAGTCTGCATTGATAGGGTGCCCGAAAGCTCAAATTTCAGGTCTAGAGACTCTGAACCTGCAACAAATGATGGAAACTCACAGCAAATCAATGAGAGTATCACTGCCCAAAATATTGTTTCAAGCAGTGCATTAGGCTTCAGATATAAAAGCTTTGGAGCTGAGGCTTCTGCACCAGTATCACCTTTGGTATCCCATCAGGCCAAATATCAATTGGGGATTGGGTACCCTAGAACCATGCAAGATTGTGGGGCAGGGACAATTATGAGTTCATCAGGTGCATCACCTACTGGGCAGGACTTGATGATTCCGTACACTGATTCTATGAACTCTGGTATCTCATCTTTTCATGGAAAGAGGGAAAACGAAAATGCCCAACTGACGTCCTTGTCCAATGTCAATAAGAGAGCTAGGCAAACACCAGTTGTTCCTGAAGGCATTCAGCAGCAGCAATTGGGTCAACAGTTTGATAGCCTCCATGGAACAGATATACACTGGAAGAGTACATTGTTGCAGCAACAATCAGAGGCACGAGGTATCCAGTATGCCAGTACTGGGGCTCAAAAATATCCCGCTCCGGTGCTTGATGGAGTTCCAAATCATGAGGCCATGGTATCACCATTCTATTTGGAGCAGCCGGGAATGAGATTTGGTGTCAAAGAAGAGCGGATTGAGACGGATAAATTGCACAAGCCTGAGCTTGATCGGAATAAAAATGACTCCTACCTGGTGGAAACAGAGACTAACCAACTGGATGCACAGCAGTTGCGACTTCAACAAAGGCTCCCACAACATCCCTTTATGAGGTCCCACTTCCCTCAGGGTCAATGGCATAATCAGCTCATTGAGAAAGATTCAAGAAAGGAAGACCAActtcagaaaaggaaaacagtACAAAGTCCTAGGGTTTCTGGAGGACCTCTGGTTCAATCTCCAGCATCCTCTAAGTCGGGAGAATTTTCAAGTGGTTCCTTAGGACCCCAATTTGGCGCAGCTGCCACAACTGCTGCTGTTGGATCACTAACAAAGGAGAAAACGACTGCCATTTCAGGTGTCACAGTTGGGGGAGCTCCATCTGCTACATCAAGTCCAAATGATCCCATGCAACAGCAACACCAGGCACCTGTGAAGCGAAAATCAAATTCGCTACCCAAAACACCAGCCATGAGTGGGGTTGCGTCTCCTGCTAGTGTGAGTAATATTAGTGTTCCATTGAATGAGAAGAGTCCTTCAGTTGGAACCCCACCTTTGGTTCAAGTTATCGAGAGGTTCTCAAAGATTGAAGCTGTGACTATGAG GCATCAACTTGGTTGCAAAAAGAATAAGGTGGATGACCACCCTGCAGTAAAGAAACCCATGGTGTATTCAACTCAGCagctttcattttctctttccaaTGTAAATAATGAGGATCTCAAGGATGCAGCATGTGAGAGACCATTGTCAAAGTCATTTATAGGTGGGAGCATGAATATCTGCAAAACACGAGTCCTAACTTTCTTGCAGACAGAGCATAGATTTCAAG GAAATGTTGTTCATAAGGCACGGAGCAGATTAATCATGTCAGAGAAGCCTAATGGTGGTACAGTAGCAATGTATCATGGAGATATAGATGATGCTGATCTTCAGGCTGCTGAGGATTATCTGCCTACCTTGCCAAATACC CATTATGCAGATTTGCTTGCTTCACAATTTTGTTTGCTG ATGACTCGTGATGGGTATCAACTCGCTGAAGATCAACTCCGACCAAAACCAACTCACATGATTGCTGCCCCCAATGGTCAATCTACTGCTAATGGAAATCCTGATGGTGCAGCTGCTGAGATTCAGCAATATGCAGAACAAGTTTCAGGTCAGCCATCCAATGCAATGGGCACACCAACAAATAGTGGGACTGGCTCTTTGAACTCTTCTCAGAATCTTGTAGCCAGTACACGGATGATTCCACCTGGAAACAATCAAGCCTTACAGTTCTCTCAGGGATTCTTGCCAGGGGTTGCAGTGCCTGCCAGGCCTCAGCAGTTGGATCCGCAACAGCCGCTTCAACAGCAGAATAATCAGCACTCCCTCATGCAACAACAGCATGCTCAATTCCAGAGATCAACGTTGATGCTTCCAACAAATCCTCTCTCTCACCTTAATGCAATTAGGCAGAATTCAAACATGCAGATGCCAAACCAAATGGTTAACAAGTCTTCCCATTTCCCACTTCAGTTGttacagcagcagcagcaacaacagctGCAGCAACAGTCGCAGCAGCAGCTGCAGCAACAGGCACAGCAGCCGCAGCCACAAATGCCGAGAAAAATGATAATGGGACTGGGCACAGCTATGGGTATGGGGAACATGGGGAATAACATGGGTAACCTTGGAGGCCTAGCCAATGTCATGGGCATGGGCAGTGTTAGGGGAATGGGTGGTGCTGCTATTTCATCTCCAATGGGTGCCATGTCTAGCATGGGTAACATGGGTCAAAATCCAATAAGTCCGACCCAGGCTTCCAATATTAGCAATGTTATACAGCAGCAACTCCGTTCTGGTAATCTGTCTCAGGTTCAAGCTGCCGCCATGCAATCAAAGCTTAGGATGGGACAGAGCAGAGCAGGCATGTTGGGGGGAGGCCCTCAGGCAGGCATTACCGGGATTCCTGGAACTGGGCAAATGCATCCTGGCTCTGCTGGTCTTTCAATGCTAGGACAGACACGGAACCGAGCCAGTATGAGCTCTTTGCAGCGTAACGCAATGGCATCGATGGGGCCACCTAAGATGATTTCTGGACCGAATTTCTATGTGAaccagcaacagcagcaacaacaacaattacaGTTGCAGCAACAACAAATACAACATCAGttacagcagcagcagcaaattAGTTCTTCACTTCAAGCAGTTGTTTCACCTCCGCAGGTGGGTTCTCCAGTAGCAATGGCAATTCAACAACAGATGAATCAATCACCACAACAAATGAACCAACAAACTCCAATGAGCCCACAACAGTTGAGCTCAGGAGCACTGCAGCCAATAAGTGCTGGCAATGCAGGGGCTGGTCCGGCGAGCCCACAGTTGAGTTCTCAGACTCTTGGTTCAGTTAGTAGCATTACAAGCTCTCCTATGGAACTGCAAGGTGTGAATAAGAGCAATTCTGTTGGTAACTTATAG
- the LOC122668053 gene encoding protein PHYTOCHROME-DEPENDENT LATE-FLOWERING-like isoform X2: MGISFKVAKTGTRFRPKPPHSEIFLGDGSDNSKESSRALVGNESNSTTNRKPEADTIEAAEEDVGISGSSMCSRGDLSSSGEEVSFTLNLYPDGYSIAKPSEGTMHPASLQDISKLLHPYDRTSESLFSAIESGQLPGDILDDIPSKYFDGTLVCEVRDYRKCASEPGSIVSSVDRSPIVNKVRLRMSLENVVKDIPLISDDSWTYSDLMEVESRILKALQPQLRLDPTPMLDRLCVNPVPSKLNLGLSGARKRRLRQMPDVTVLSNNQTHGKKVCIDRVPESSNFRSRDSEPATNDGNSQQINESITAQNIVSSSALGFRYKSFGAEASAPVSPLVSHQAKYQLGIGYPRTMQDCGAGTIMSSSGASPTGQDLMIPYTDSMNSGISSFHGKRENENAQLTSLSNVNKRARQTPVVPEGIQQQQLGQQFDSLHGTDIHWKSTLLQQQSEARGIQYASTGAQKYPAPVLDGVPNHEAMVSPFYLEQPGMRFGVKEERIETDKLHKPELDRNKNDSYLVETETNQLDAQQLRLQQRLPQHPFMRSHFPQGQWHNQLIEKDSRKEDQLQKRKTVQSPRVSGGPLVQSPASSKSGEFSSGSLGPQFGAAATTAAVGSLTKEKTTAISGVTVGGAPSATSSPNDPMQQQHQAPVKRKSNSLPKTPAMSGVASPASVSNISVPLNEKSPSVGTPPLVQVIERFSKIEAVTMRHQLGCKKNKVDDHPAVKKPMVYSTQQLSFSLSNVNNEDLKDAACERPLSKSFIGGSMNICKTRVLTFLQTEHRFQGNVVHKARSRLIMSEKPNGGTVAMYHGDIDDADLQAAEDYLPTLPNTHYADLLASQFCLLMTRDGYQLAEDQLRPKPTHMIAAPNGQSTANGNPDGAAAEIQQYAEQVSGQPSNAMGTPTNSGTGSLNSSQNLVASTRMIPPGNNQALQFSQGFLPGVAVPARPQQLDPQQPLQQQNNQHSLMQQQHAQFQRSTLMLPTNPLSHLNAIRQNSNMQMPNQMVNKSSHFPLQLLQQQQQQQLQQQSQQQLQQQAQQPQPQMPRKMIMGLGTAMGMGNMGNNMGNLGGLANVMGMGSVRGMGGAAISSPMGAMSSMGNMGQNPISPTQASNISNVIQQQLRSGNLSQVQAAAMQSKLRMGQSRAGMLGGGPQAGITGIPGTGQMHPGSAGLSMLGQTRNRASMSSLQRNAMASMGPPKMISGPNFYVNQQQQQQQQLQLQQQQIQHQLQQQQQISSSLQAVVSPPQVGSPVAMAIQQQMNQSPQQMNQQTPMSPQQLSSGALQPISAGNAGAGPASPQLSSQTLGSVSSITSSPMELQGVNKSNSVGNL; encoded by the exons GCAATTGAGTCGGGTCAATTGCCTGGTGATATTCTGGATGACATACCGAGCAAGTATTTTGATGGGACACTTGTTTGTGAG GTACGGGACTATCGAAAGTGTGCATCTGAGCCGGGAAGTATTGTTTCTTCTGTTGATAGATCCCCCATTGTTAATAAAGTACGCCTTAGGATGTCTTTGGAGAATGTTGTGAAGGATATTCCCTTGATCTCAGATGATTCTTGGACATATAGTGATCTGATG GAGGTAGAGTCTCGGATATTGAAAGCTCTGCAGCCGCAACTTCGTCTAGATCCTACACCGATGTTAGATAGACTTTGTGTTAACCCAGTTCCAAGTAAG CTCAATTTGGGTTTGTCTGGTGCACGAAAGAGGAGATTGAGGCAGATGCCAGATGTGACTGTTTTATCAAATAATCAAACCCATGGGAAAAAAGTCTGCATTGATAGGGTGCCCGAAAGCTCAAATTTCAGGTCTAGAGACTCTGAACCTGCAACAAATGATGGAAACTCACAGCAAATCAATGAGAGTATCACTGCCCAAAATATTGTTTCAAGCAGTGCATTAGGCTTCAGATATAAAAGCTTTGGAGCTGAGGCTTCTGCACCAGTATCACCTTTGGTATCCCATCAGGCCAAATATCAATTGGGGATTGGGTACCCTAGAACCATGCAAGATTGTGGGGCAGGGACAATTATGAGTTCATCAGGTGCATCACCTACTGGGCAGGACTTGATGATTCCGTACACTGATTCTATGAACTCTGGTATCTCATCTTTTCATGGAAAGAGGGAAAACGAAAATGCCCAACTGACGTCCTTGTCCAATGTCAATAAGAGAGCTAGGCAAACACCAGTTGTTCCTGAAGGCATTCAGCAGCAGCAATTGGGTCAACAGTTTGATAGCCTCCATGGAACAGATATACACTGGAAGAGTACATTGTTGCAGCAACAATCAGAGGCACGAGGTATCCAGTATGCCAGTACTGGGGCTCAAAAATATCCCGCTCCGGTGCTTGATGGAGTTCCAAATCATGAGGCCATGGTATCACCATTCTATTTGGAGCAGCCGGGAATGAGATTTGGTGTCAAAGAAGAGCGGATTGAGACGGATAAATTGCACAAGCCTGAGCTTGATCGGAATAAAAATGACTCCTACCTGGTGGAAACAGAGACTAACCAACTGGATGCACAGCAGTTGCGACTTCAACAAAGGCTCCCACAACATCCCTTTATGAGGTCCCACTTCCCTCAGGGTCAATGGCATAATCAGCTCATTGAGAAAGATTCAAGAAAGGAAGACCAActtcagaaaaggaaaacagtACAAAGTCCTAGGGTTTCTGGAGGACCTCTGGTTCAATCTCCAGCATCCTCTAAGTCGGGAGAATTTTCAAGTGGTTCCTTAGGACCCCAATTTGGCGCAGCTGCCACAACTGCTGCTGTTGGATCACTAACAAAGGAGAAAACGACTGCCATTTCAGGTGTCACAGTTGGGGGAGCTCCATCTGCTACATCAAGTCCAAATGATCCCATGCAACAGCAACACCAGGCACCTGTGAAGCGAAAATCAAATTCGCTACCCAAAACACCAGCCATGAGTGGGGTTGCGTCTCCTGCTAGTGTGAGTAATATTAGTGTTCCATTGAATGAGAAGAGTCCTTCAGTTGGAACCCCACCTTTGGTTCAAGTTATCGAGAGGTTCTCAAAGATTGAAGCTGTGACTATGAG GCATCAACTTGGTTGCAAAAAGAATAAGGTGGATGACCACCCTGCAGTAAAGAAACCCATGGTGTATTCAACTCAGCagctttcattttctctttccaaTGTAAATAATGAGGATCTCAAGGATGCAGCATGTGAGAGACCATTGTCAAAGTCATTTATAGGTGGGAGCATGAATATCTGCAAAACACGAGTCCTAACTTTCTTGCAGACAGAGCATAGATTTCAAG GAAATGTTGTTCATAAGGCACGGAGCAGATTAATCATGTCAGAGAAGCCTAATGGTGGTACAGTAGCAATGTATCATGGAGATATAGATGATGCTGATCTTCAGGCTGCTGAGGATTATCTGCCTACCTTGCCAAATACC CATTATGCAGATTTGCTTGCTTCACAATTTTGTTTGCTG ATGACTCGTGATGGGTATCAACTCGCTGAAGATCAACTCCGACCAAAACCAACTCACATGATTGCTGCCCCCAATGGTCAATCTACTGCTAATGGAAATCCTGATGGTGCAGCTGCTGAGATTCAGCAATATGCAGAACAAGTTTCAGGTCAGCCATCCAATGCAATGGGCACACCAACAAATAGTGGGACTGGCTCTTTGAACTCTTCTCAGAATCTTGTAGCCAGTACACGGATGATTCCACCTGGAAACAATCAAGCCTTACAGTTCTCTCAGGGATTCTTGCCAGGGGTTGCAGTGCCTGCCAGGCCTCAGCAGTTGGATCCGCAACAGCCGCTTCAACAGCAGAATAATCAGCACTCCCTCATGCAACAACAGCATGCTCAATTCCAGAGATCAACGTTGATGCTTCCAACAAATCCTCTCTCTCACCTTAATGCAATTAGGCAGAATTCAAACATGCAGATGCCAAACCAAATGGTTAACAAGTCTTCCCATTTCCCACTTCAGTTGttacagcagcagcagcaacaacagctGCAGCAACAGTCGCAGCAGCAGCTGCAGCAACAGGCACAGCAGCCGCAGCCACAAATGCCGAGAAAAATGATAATGGGACTGGGCACAGCTATGGGTATGGGGAACATGGGGAATAACATGGGTAACCTTGGAGGCCTAGCCAATGTCATGGGCATGGGCAGTGTTAGGGGAATGGGTGGTGCTGCTATTTCATCTCCAATGGGTGCCATGTCTAGCATGGGTAACATGGGTCAAAATCCAATAAGTCCGACCCAGGCTTCCAATATTAGCAATGTTATACAGCAGCAACTCCGTTCTGGTAATCTGTCTCAGGTTCAAGCTGCCGCCATGCAATCAAAGCTTAGGATGGGACAGAGCAGAGCAGGCATGTTGGGGGGAGGCCCTCAGGCAGGCATTACCGGGATTCCTGGAACTGGGCAAATGCATCCTGGCTCTGCTGGTCTTTCAATGCTAGGACAGACACGGAACCGAGCCAGTATGAGCTCTTTGCAGCGTAACGCAATGGCATCGATGGGGCCACCTAAGATGATTTCTGGACCGAATTTCTATGTGAaccagcaacagcagcaacaacaacaattacaGTTGCAGCAACAACAAATACAACATCAGttacagcagcagcagcaaattAGTTCTTCACTTCAAGCAGTTGTTTCACCTCCGCAGGTGGGTTCTCCAGTAGCAATGGCAATTCAACAACAGATGAATCAATCACCACAACAAATGAACCAACAAACTCCAATGAGCCCACAACAGTTGAGCTCAGGAGCACTGCAGCCAATAAGTGCTGGCAATGCAGGGGCTGGTCCGGCGAGCCCACAGTTGAGTTCTCAGACTCTTGGTTCAGTTAGTAGCATTACAAGCTCTCCTATGGAACTGCAAGGTGTGAATAAGAGCAATTCTGTTGGTAACTTATAG